One [Clostridium] saccharolyticum WM1 DNA segment encodes these proteins:
- a CDS encoding ABC transporter substrate-binding protein produces MKLKKLSCILMAGLMTAGTLAGCSGGKTNATTAAAGGQTTAQAGTEQTQSAGGAKTVIKVWSKDRHDATYVQKKVDEYNTNNTDNIQVDYQLYTDNYVQAIDMAVQSGELPDILVQQEQMFDKYVNEGQWADLYDYMDSDMKEYFKSVIYPGYNELDGKLYFIPTSGTTCRLFYNKEIFERVGITEPPKTLEEMVEYAKRINSQLSKEGIYGFAENMKSASSGLQRSMCIGLERETGLVRGYDFAKGEYDFTQWADTLKLWKELLSDECAFPGCESLDIDPLRTQFAAGKIGMYMSYSHAEPGVYQNQFPMESSKWDCVPIPTVGGKTTGKQYFTGTGSYVLNAKSPNVEKAFQVYKDIFANEDYLIGYYEGGFGVSILPSVIGKAKPSEDFQNKKWLLISDMDALLPKPPHSAFASGMVVEGEDMYKTCESIYYGDADIESTLKDLTDRYNQAYQEAVKNGSGHEVKIENYDPMNPTLQ; encoded by the coding sequence ATGAAATTAAAGAAATTAAGCTGCATTCTGATGGCAGGACTGATGACAGCAGGAACACTGGCCGGATGTTCAGGGGGCAAGACAAATGCAACAACAGCGGCAGCAGGAGGACAGACCACTGCCCAGGCAGGAACGGAGCAGACCCAGTCAGCAGGTGGGGCGAAGACGGTTATTAAGGTCTGGTCCAAAGACCGGCATGACGCCACCTATGTTCAAAAAAAGGTTGATGAATACAATACCAATAATACCGATAACATTCAGGTGGATTACCAGCTTTATACGGATAATTATGTACAGGCCATTGATATGGCGGTACAAAGCGGGGAGCTTCCCGATATTTTGGTACAGCAGGAGCAAATGTTTGATAAATATGTAAACGAAGGGCAGTGGGCAGACCTATATGATTACATGGACTCTGATATGAAAGAATATTTTAAGTCCGTGATTTATCCCGGTTACAATGAATTGGATGGAAAGCTGTATTTCATACCAACCAGCGGAACCACCTGCCGTCTTTTCTATAACAAAGAGATCTTTGAACGGGTAGGAATCACGGAACCGCCAAAAACCCTGGAAGAGATGGTGGAGTATGCCAAAAGAATCAATTCCCAATTATCCAAAGAAGGAATTTATGGATTTGCAGAAAACATGAAAAGCGCCAGTTCCGGCCTGCAGCGTTCTATGTGCATCGGCTTGGAGAGAGAGACAGGACTGGTCCGGGGATACGATTTTGCAAAGGGAGAATATGACTTTACCCAGTGGGCAGATACTTTAAAGCTCTGGAAGGAACTGCTTTCTGATGAATGTGCCTTTCCTGGATGTGAATCCCTGGATATCGACCCATTAAGAACCCAGTTTGCTGCCGGCAAGATCGGTATGTATATGTCCTACAGCCATGCAGAGCCAGGGGTATACCAGAACCAGTTCCCAATGGAATCTTCCAAATGGGACTGTGTTCCCATTCCTACCGTTGGCGGAAAGACCACAGGAAAGCAGTATTTTACCGGTACCGGAAGCTATGTGTTAAATGCCAAGAGTCCTAACGTAGAAAAGGCATTTCAGGTTTATAAGGATATTTTTGCAAATGAGGATTATTTGATCGGATATTACGAAGGCGGATTTGGCGTTAGCATCCTTCCAAGCGTTATTGGAAAGGCAAAGCCAAGCGAAGATTTCCAGAATAAAAAGTGGCTGCTTATCAGCGACATGGATGCACTCCTTCCAAAGCCTCCTCACAGTGCTTTTGCATCGGGTATGGTGGTGGAAGGTGAGGATATGTATAAAACCTGCGAATCCATTTATTACGGAGATGCGGATATTGAATCTACCTTAAAGGATTTAACGGACCGTTACAATCAAGCGTATCAGGAAGCAGTGAAAAACGGAAGCGGTCATGAAGTAAAGATTGAAAACTATGACCCGATGAATCCAACGTTACAGTAA
- a CDS encoding BlaI/MecI/CopY family transcriptional regulator yields the protein MNHLPQISEAEYEVMKVLWNDAPISTNEVTDKLTKTTSWNPKTIHTLLKRLVQKGAVTYRKEGRVFVYTPLVEKKEYLKKENDHFLDRFYNGKISGMVTSYINSDHISKEDLAELRRLLLGGQEEEL from the coding sequence ATGAACCATCTTCCGCAAATATCCGAAGCAGAATATGAGGTAATGAAGGTGTTATGGAATGATGCCCCCATCAGTACCAACGAAGTGACGGACAAACTGACGAAGACTACCAGCTGGAACCCAAAGACCATTCACACACTCTTAAAAAGACTGGTCCAAAAGGGGGCCGTCACCTACCGGAAGGAAGGCCGTGTTTTCGTCTATACTCCTCTTGTGGAAAAAAAAGAATATTTAAAGAAAGAAAATGATCACTTTTTAGACCGTTTTTACAATGGAAAGATCTCCGGTATGGTGACCAGCTATATAAACAGTGACCATATATCAAAGGAGGACTTGGCAGAGTTAAGAAGGCTTCTTCTGGGCGGCCAGGAGGAGGAACTCTGA
- a CDS encoding BlaR1 family beta-lactam sensor/signal transducer — protein sequence MIPHSYMIRLCLNSIVLTVLLAAILLARKAFKHQLTPRIRYHLWFLFLFVLAVPFVPCSVMFPGCAVKLLQFLGGSFSSGNTGTIGAAYQTAASTEYILQDFSVSVSRAAPPALPSVLTGIWMAGMGFMAGFNIYSCQKIRQLKKSSLPLQNKEVRDLFKKCREESGIKKEIPVYSSAYISSPIAAGLWKPCIIVPIHMLSELSQKEIRYILLHELIHCKHKDLLVNRLMALAQIIYWFHPLVWFAFREMRSDREIACDSSVLSMLEPDSYFDYGSTLINFAEKISLFSYSAARIGGSKKEIKKRILNIACYRRESRWYQVKSRILFTVITVVVLGCTPVLSADAYTGSQYVFASDNVTELDLTSYFCGYKGSFVLYELNSDQYCIYNREAGTRRVSPDSTYKIYSALAALEHGSITPEASLRSWDGTSYPFNSWNHDQTLDSAMEHSVNWYFTALDEKTGLPRLKQCLDSISYGNRDLSGGLGRYWLESSLKISPVEQVKLLARFCQDKLPFRQETIKAVKESIFLSSSKGASLYGKTGTGTVDGENVNGWFIGFVESGGETYVFATNIQGEAQANGTTAGKITMDILNDREIYTQLP from the coding sequence ATGATACCTCATTCTTATATGATACGCCTTTGTCTTAACAGCATCGTCCTGACCGTCCTTCTGGCGGCTATCCTGCTGGCCAGAAAAGCATTCAAACATCAGTTGACACCGAGAATCCGGTACCATCTGTGGTTTTTATTTCTGTTTGTGCTGGCTGTCCCGTTTGTTCCCTGTTCTGTAATGTTTCCCGGATGTGCAGTTAAGCTGCTGCAGTTTTTAGGCGGCTCCTTTTCCTCCGGGAATACCGGAACCATAGGGGCTGCCTATCAAACCGCGGCGTCCACCGAATATATCCTTCAGGACTTTTCTGTTTCCGTAAGCCGTGCTGCGCCTCCGGCCCTTCCCTCTGTCTTAACCGGAATCTGGATGGCCGGCATGGGATTCATGGCCGGATTTAACATTTACTCCTGTCAGAAAATCAGGCAGCTGAAAAAGTCCTCTCTTCCTCTTCAGAACAAGGAGGTACGGGACTTATTTAAAAAATGCAGGGAAGAATCGGGTATAAAAAAAGAAATTCCGGTCTACAGCAGTGCTTATATCTCCTCTCCCATTGCCGCCGGATTATGGAAGCCCTGCATCATCGTTCCCATTCATATGCTTTCCGAGCTTTCCCAAAAGGAGATCCGTTATATCCTTCTCCATGAGCTTATACACTGCAAACACAAGGATCTTCTGGTAAACAGGCTTATGGCCCTGGCACAGATCATTTACTGGTTCCATCCCCTTGTCTGGTTTGCCTTCAGGGAAATGCGAAGCGACCGGGAGATCGCCTGCGATTCATCGGTCTTATCCATGCTGGAACCGGACAGCTACTTCGATTATGGAAGCACGCTGATCAATTTTGCAGAAAAAATATCCCTTTTTTCCTATTCCGCTGCCAGAATCGGCGGTTCAAAGAAAGAAATTAAAAAACGCATCTTAAACATTGCCTGCTACCGCAGGGAATCCAGGTGGTATCAGGTGAAAAGCAGAATTCTCTTCACCGTGATCACCGTCGTGGTGCTTGGTTGTACACCGGTGCTGTCTGCAGATGCCTACACCGGTTCCCAATATGTTTTTGCTTCAGACAATGTGACAGAGCTGGATTTAACCTCCTATTTCTGCGGATACAAAGGCAGCTTTGTTCTGTATGAGCTGAATTCAGACCAATACTGCATTTACAACCGGGAAGCCGGAACAAGAAGAGTTTCTCCGGATTCCACTTATAAGATCTACAGTGCTTTAGCCGCTCTGGAACATGGATCCATAACACCGGAAGCCTCCCTGCGTTCCTGGGATGGGACCAGCTATCCTTTTAATTCCTGGAATCACGACCAGACTCTTGACTCTGCCATGGAGCATTCGGTGAACTGGTATTTTACTGCCCTGGACGAAAAAACCGGGCTTCCCCGTTTAAAACAATGTCTGGACTCCATAAGTTATGGCAACAGGGACTTATCCGGCGGCCTGGGGCGTTACTGGCTGGAGTCTTCTTTAAAGATTTCACCGGTGGAGCAGGTGAAGCTTTTGGCCCGTTTCTGCCAGGACAAGCTTCCCTTCCGTCAGGAAACTATAAAAGCAGTAAAAGAATCCATATTCCTCTCTTCCTCCAAGGGTGCTTCCCTGTACGGAAAAACAGGAACAGGAACTGTGGATGGGGAAAATGTGAATGGCTGGTTCATCGGGTTTGTGGAGAGCGGGGGGGAAACCTATGTGTTTGCAACCAATATTCAGGGGGAAGCACAGGCGAACGGTACTACGGCGGGAAAAATTACAATGGATATTTTAAATGATAGAGAAATTTATACTCAGTTGCCATAA